Proteins from one Bradyrhizobium roseum genomic window:
- a CDS encoding alpha-2-macroglobulin family protein, which yields MTGLVRATVICATLALGLTAAGAADKALKRDELADSAVKLEAQIKSEAGPVAKSSATLRNDADAAFRRSDFRVGLQILGQIAATAPEDSSNWLKLAKTIFQIRSASSSEQTFLYERASTAAYIAYQRAGNAAEEADALAVLGRAMSERKLWRPALDSLRLSLDLREVAEVRGQYEKMREQHGFRLLDYTVDSDGASPRACFQFSEDLAKRVDFAPFVAQAGTDKPALTSEGKQLCVDGLKHGERYNINLRAGLPSTVKESLPKSAEFNIYVRDRKPFVRFTGRAYVLPRTGQRGIPLVSVNTPSVNVNVFRIGDRNLINTVVDSDFQKTLSSYQLSSLGDERGVKVWTGELATASTLNQDVVTAFPVDQALGDLQPGVYVMTASAKGPGSGGDDDGTLATQWFIVSDMGLTAFSGNDGIHVFVNSLASTQAVSKAEVRLVARNNEILATRKTDDAGHVLFEAGLARGEGGLSPALLTVMSDKADYAFLSLKTNAFDLTDRGVSGRVVPAGADAFVYAERGVYRSSETVYLTALLRDGQGNAMAGGPLTLVIERPDGVEFRRAQLPDQGAGGRSMAVPLNSAVPTGTWRVRAFTDPKGSSVGETTFMVEDYIPERIEFDISAKEKAIKAETPVELKVAGKFLYGAPASGLQLEGDMLVAPAASGRPGYAGYQFGVADEESASNERTPIEDLPEADANGVATFPVSLAKAPTSTRPQEAQIFIRMVETGGRAVERKLVLPVAPQAALIGVKPLFGDKSVAEGDKAEFDVIFVGADGKQLPRDGLRYELLKMESRYQWYRQNSSWEYEPVKSTKRVADGDLTLTAEKAARVSLAPEPGRYRLDVKSVEADGPVTSVQFDVGWYSDGSADTPDLLETSVDKPEYASGDTMVVSVNARTAGKLTINVLGDRLLTTQTLDVKEGTQQVKLTVGKDWGTGAYVLATLRRPLDAAAQRMPGRAIGLKWFGIDKKTRTLQVALSPPPLVRPGTALKIPVKLGGLNPGEDAKIVVAAVDVGILNLTNYKPPAPDEYYLGQRRLTAEVRDLYGQLIDGMQGTRGQIRTGGDSAGADLQGSPPTQKPLALYSGIVTVGADGSAEISFDIPEFAGTARVMAVAWNSTKLGRATIDVTVRDPVVLTATLPRFLLNGDKGTMSFDLDNVEGAPGDYSISVKTSGPVKVTGNPTTTVKLSAKQRTSMALAIDAGGAGTAHLDVDIKGPNGLTLARHYALDVKAATQVLARRSIRTLAKGESLTLTPDMFSDLVPGTGGVSLSVGLSTALDAATILKALDRYPHGCSEQITSRAMPLLYVNDLAAGAHLAMDTAVDQRIKDAIERLLARQGSNGSFGLWSAGGDDSWLDAYVTDFLTRAREKGFAVPDVLFKNALDRIRNSVVNANEPEKDGGRDLAYGLYVLARNGAAPIGDLRYLADTKLSNIATPIAKSQLAAALALVGDKTRAERVYGAALEALAPKPVLEFGRTDYGSALRDAAALVSLASEGNAPRATLTQAVQRVEVARGLSPYTSTQENAWLVLAARALSKETLSLDIDGAPAKAAVYRSYKAEAVAGKPVKITNTGDAPVQAVVSVSGSPVTPEPAASNGFKIERSYFTLDGKPADVSKAKQNDRFAVVLKITEAKPEYGHIMVADYLPAGLEIDNPHLVSSGDSGTLDWIEDGEEPEHTEFRDDRFTAAIDRASDDQSVFTVAYIVRAVSPGKYVLPQAYVEDMYNPSRYGRTGTGSVEVRAAK from the coding sequence ATGACCGGTTTGGTTCGCGCCACAGTGATTTGCGCCACGCTGGCGCTCGGCCTGACGGCGGCGGGCGCCGCGGACAAGGCGCTCAAGCGCGACGAGTTGGCCGATTCGGCGGTGAAGCTGGAGGCCCAGATCAAGAGCGAAGCCGGGCCGGTCGCCAAATCTTCCGCGACGCTGCGCAACGACGCCGATGCGGCTTTCCGGCGTTCCGATTTCCGTGTCGGCCTGCAGATCCTCGGCCAGATTGCGGCCACCGCGCCCGAGGACAGTTCCAACTGGCTGAAACTCGCCAAAACCATCTTCCAGATCCGCTCCGCCAGTTCCAGCGAGCAGACGTTTCTGTACGAGCGCGCTTCAACCGCGGCCTATATCGCCTATCAGCGCGCAGGCAACGCGGCGGAGGAGGCCGACGCGCTGGCCGTGCTCGGCCGGGCGATGTCCGAGCGCAAGCTGTGGCGTCCGGCGCTGGACAGCTTGCGGCTGTCGCTCGACCTGCGGGAGGTCGCCGAGGTGCGCGGCCAGTATGAGAAGATGCGCGAGCAGCACGGTTTCCGCCTTCTGGACTATACCGTGGATTCCGACGGGGCTTCGCCGCGCGCCTGCTTCCAGTTCTCCGAGGACCTCGCCAAGCGGGTCGACTTCGCACCGTTCGTGGCGCAGGCCGGCACCGACAAGCCGGCGCTGACGAGCGAAGGCAAGCAGCTCTGCGTCGACGGGCTGAAGCACGGCGAGCGCTACAACATCAATTTGCGCGCCGGCCTGCCGTCGACGGTGAAGGAGTCGCTGCCGAAATCGGCCGAGTTCAACATCTATGTGCGTGACCGCAAGCCGTTCGTGCGCTTCACCGGCCGCGCCTATGTGCTGCCGCGCACCGGCCAGCGCGGCATTCCGCTGGTCAGCGTCAATACGCCGTCGGTGAACGTCAACGTGTTCCGGATCGGCGACCGCAACCTGATCAACACGGTGGTCGACAGCGATTTCCAGAAGACGCTGTCGAGCTACCAGCTCTCCAGCCTGGGCGACGAGCGCGGCGTCAAGGTCTGGACCGGCGAACTCGCCACGGCAAGCACGCTGAACCAGGACGTCGTGACGGCGTTCCCGGTCGACCAGGCGCTCGGCGACCTGCAGCCCGGCGTCTATGTGATGACGGCGTCGGCCAAGGGTCCCGGCAGCGGCGGCGACGATGACGGCACGCTGGCGACGCAATGGTTCATCGTTTCCGACATGGGACTGACGGCGTTTTCCGGCAATGACGGCATCCATGTGTTCGTCAATTCGCTGGCCTCGACGCAAGCCGTCTCAAAGGCCGAAGTGCGGCTGGTCGCGCGCAACAACGAGATCCTTGCCACGCGCAAGACCGACGACGCCGGCCACGTGCTGTTCGAGGCGGGATTGGCGCGCGGCGAGGGCGGTCTGTCGCCTGCCTTGCTGACGGTCATGAGCGACAAGGCGGACTACGCCTTCCTCAGCCTGAAGACCAACGCCTTCGACCTCACCGATCGCGGCGTTTCCGGCCGCGTCGTGCCGGCCGGCGCCGACGCCTTTGTCTATGCCGAGCGCGGCGTCTACCGTTCGAGCGAGACCGTCTACCTGACCGCGCTGCTGCGCGACGGACAGGGCAACGCGATGGCCGGCGGACCGCTCACGCTGGTGATCGAGCGGCCTGACGGCGTCGAGTTCCGCCGCGCCCAGCTTCCCGACCAGGGTGCGGGTGGCCGCTCGATGGCGGTGCCGCTCAACTCCGCTGTCCCGACCGGGACCTGGCGCGTGCGCGCCTTTACCGATCCCAAGGGTTCGTCGGTCGGCGAGACCACCTTCATGGTCGAGGACTACATCCCCGAGCGGATCGAGTTCGACATCTCGGCCAAGGAGAAGGCGATCAAGGCCGAAACGCCCGTGGAGCTGAAGGTCGCCGGCAAATTCCTCTACGGCGCGCCGGCTTCGGGCCTGCAGCTGGAAGGCGACATGCTGGTGGCGCCCGCAGCCTCCGGGCGGCCGGGCTATGCCGGCTACCAGTTCGGCGTGGCGGACGAAGAGTCCGCCTCCAACGAGCGTACCCCGATCGAGGACCTGCCGGAGGCCGACGCCAATGGCGTGGCGACCTTCCCGGTGTCGCTGGCCAAGGCGCCGACCTCGACCCGTCCGCAGGAGGCGCAGATCTTCATCCGCATGGTGGAGACCGGCGGCCGCGCCGTCGAGCGCAAGCTGGTGCTGCCGGTCGCGCCGCAGGCGGCGCTGATCGGCGTCAAGCCGCTGTTCGGCGACAAGAGCGTGGCGGAAGGCGACAAGGCCGAGTTCGACGTCATCTTCGTCGGCGCCGACGGCAAGCAATTGCCGCGCGATGGCCTGCGCTACGAACTGCTGAAGATGGAGTCACGCTACCAATGGTACCGGCAGAACTCGTCGTGGGAATATGAGCCGGTCAAGTCGACCAAGCGCGTCGCCGATGGCGACCTGACGCTGACAGCGGAAAAGGCGGCGCGGGTATCGCTTGCGCCGGAGCCCGGCCGCTATCGCCTCGACGTCAAATCGGTCGAGGCGGACGGCCCGGTCACGTCGGTGCAGTTCGATGTCGGCTGGTATTCCGACGGCAGCGCCGACACGCCGGACCTCCTGGAAACCTCGGTCGACAAGCCGGAATACGCGTCCGGCGATACGATGGTGGTGTCGGTCAATGCCCGCACCGCCGGCAAGCTCACCATCAACGTGCTCGGCGACCGTCTGCTGACGACGCAGACGCTCGACGTCAAGGAAGGCACCCAGCAGGTCAAGCTCACCGTCGGCAAGGATTGGGGCACCGGCGCCTACGTGCTGGCGACGCTGCGCCGGCCGCTCGATGCGGCGGCGCAGCGGATGCCGGGGCGGGCGATCGGGCTAAAATGGTTCGGCATCGACAAGAAGACCCGCACGCTGCAGGTCGCGTTGTCGCCGCCGCCTTTGGTTCGGCCCGGCACGGCGCTGAAGATCCCGGTCAAGCTCGGCGGGCTCAATCCCGGCGAGGACGCCAAGATTGTGGTGGCCGCGGTCGATGTCGGCATTCTCAACCTGACCAATTACAAGCCGCCGGCGCCGGACGAATACTATCTCGGCCAGCGCCGTCTCACCGCCGAAGTCCGCGATCTCTATGGGCAATTGATCGACGGCATGCAGGGCACGCGCGGCCAGATCCGGACCGGCGGCGATTCCGCCGGCGCGGACCTGCAGGGGTCGCCGCCGACGCAAAAGCCGCTGGCGCTCTATTCAGGGATCGTCACGGTCGGCGCCGATGGCTCCGCGGAAATCAGTTTCGACATTCCGGAATTCGCCGGCACGGCCCGCGTGATGGCGGTGGCGTGGAATTCGACCAAGCTCGGCCGCGCCACCATCGACGTTACCGTGCGCGATCCCGTGGTGCTGACGGCGACGCTGCCGCGTTTCCTGCTCAATGGCGACAAGGGCACGATGAGTTTCGATCTCGACAATGTCGAGGGCGCGCCCGGCGATTACAGCATCAGCGTGAAAACGTCGGGACCCGTGAAAGTGACGGGCAATCCGACGACCACCGTGAAGCTCTCTGCCAAGCAGCGAACCTCGATGGCGCTGGCGATCGATGCCGGCGGCGCGGGCACCGCCCATCTCGACGTCGATATCAAGGGTCCGAACGGGCTGACGCTGGCGCGGCACTATGCGCTCGACGTCAAGGCGGCGACGCAGGTGTTGGCGCGGCGTTCGATCCGGACCCTGGCAAAGGGCGAGAGCCTGACGTTGACGCCGGACATGTTCTCCGACCTGGTGCCCGGCACCGGCGGCGTGTCGCTGTCGGTGGGCCTGTCCACCGCGCTCGATGCCGCCACCATCCTGAAAGCGCTGGATCGCTATCCGCACGGTTGTTCCGAGCAGATCACCAGCCGCGCGATGCCGTTGCTCTATGTCAACGACCTCGCGGCCGGCGCGCATCTGGCGATGGACACCGCCGTCGACCAGCGCATCAAGGACGCGATCGAGCGGCTGCTGGCACGTCAAGGCTCGAACGGTTCGTTCGGCCTGTGGTCGGCGGGCGGCGACGATTCCTGGCTCGACGCCTATGTGACGGACTTTTTGACCCGCGCCCGCGAGAAGGGTTTTGCGGTGCCGGATGTGCTGTTCAAGAACGCGCTGGATCGCATCCGCAACTCGGTGGTCAACGCCAACGAGCCGGAAAAGGACGGCGGCCGCGATCTCGCTTACGGCCTCTACGTGCTGGCCCGCAACGGCGCCGCCCCGATCGGCGACCTGCGCTATCTTGCCGACACCAAGCTCTCCAATATCGCCACGCCGATTGCGAAATCGCAGCTTGCGGCCGCGCTGGCGCTGGTCGGCGACAAGACGCGGGCGGAGCGGGTTTATGGCGCGGCGCTGGAGGCGCTGGCGCCAAAGCCCGTGCTCGAGTTCGGCCGCACCGACTACGGTTCGGCGCTGCGCGACGCCGCGGCGCTGGTCTCGCTCGCCAGCGAAGGCAACGCGCCGCGGGCGACACTGACGCAAGCCGTCCAGCGCGTCGAAGTGGCGCGCGGGCTTTCGCCCTACACCTCGACGCAGGAGAACGCGTGGCTGGTGCTGGCGGCGCGGGCGCTGTCGAAGGAAACGCTGTCGCTCGACATCGATGGCGCCCCTGCCAAGGCTGCCGTTTACCGCAGCTACAAGGCCGAGGCGGTAGCCGGCAAGCCGGTCAAGATCACCAATACCGGCGATGCGCCGGTGCAGGCGGTGGTTTCGGTGTCGGGTTCGCCGGTAACGCCGGAGCCGGCCGCCTCCAACGGATTCAAGATCGAGCGCAGTTACTTCACGCTCGACGGCAAGCCGGCCGACGTCAGCAAGGCCAAGCAGAACGACCGCTTCGCCGTGGTGCTGAAGATCACCGAGGCCAAGCCGGAATACGGGCACATCATGGTGGCCGATTATCTGCCGGCCGGCCTTGAGATCGACAACCCGCATCTGGTGTCGTCGGGCGACAGCGGCACGCTGGACTGGATCGAGGACGGCGAGGAGCCGGAGCATACCGAGTTCCGCGACGACCGCTTCACGGCGGCCATCGACCGCGCCAGCGACGACCAGTCGGTGTTCACGGTGGCCTATATCGTGCGCGCGGTGTCGCCCGGCAAATACGTGCTGCCGCAGGCCTATGTCGAGGACATGTACAACCCCTCGCGCTACGGCCGCACCGGAACGGGTTCAGTCGAGGTGCGCGCGGCGAAATGA
- a CDS encoding PepSY domain-containing protein, with amino-acid sequence MRLMISMAILALTALPALADRQVTEDERAKLTAAVQAEGCNGGKFEMDEDDQQFEVDDAVCGDSKKYDLKFDTQMRLKRKNLD; translated from the coding sequence ATGCGACTGATGATATCGATGGCGATTCTCGCCCTTACAGCCCTGCCCGCGCTCGCCGACCGCCAGGTTACCGAGGACGAGCGCGCCAAGCTCACCGCCGCGGTCCAGGCCGAGGGATGTAACGGCGGCAAATTCGAAATGGACGAAGACGACCAGCAGTTTGAAGTCGACGATGCCGTCTGTGGCGACAGCAAGAAATACGACCTCAAATTCGATACCCAGATGCGGTTGAAGCGCAAAAATCTGGACTAA
- a CDS encoding H-NS histone family protein gives MNSNDFKSMSTDELWALHEEVAKRLAAALTAEKSLLESRLKLLQRGIEIRPATPANKPAAAANKSPVAKSSGRKRLGARPPGAKSSGAKSSRAKSSRAKALRVRRPYPVVVPKYRNPEQPSETWAGRGKTPRWLAAQLKSGRRIDDFRIRYAA, from the coding sequence ATGAATTCAAATGACTTCAAGTCGATGTCGACCGACGAATTATGGGCACTCCATGAGGAAGTTGCCAAGCGGCTAGCTGCGGCGTTGACGGCGGAAAAGAGCCTGCTGGAAAGCCGTCTGAAGCTGCTCCAGCGCGGGATTGAAATTCGACCGGCGACTCCTGCCAACAAACCTGCGGCTGCTGCCAACAAATCGCCGGTTGCCAAATCTTCCGGCCGGAAGCGGCTGGGCGCCAGGCCCCCCGGCGCCAAATCCTCGGGTGCAAAGTCGTCGCGAGCCAAATCGTCCCGGGCCAAGGCGTTGCGCGTACGACGGCCCTATCCCGTGGTCGTACCAAAATACCGGAATCCCGAGCAGCCTTCGGAAACCTGGGCAGGCCGGGGCAAGACGCCCCGCTGGCTGGCCGCTCAATTGAAATCCGGCAGGCGGATCGACGATTTCCGGATCAGGTACGCCGCATAG
- a CDS encoding DUF3551 domain-containing protein — protein MKLPHASAGATALIILAAAIALPAPARAQTYDPSYPVCLQVYQGIADFYFECHYRTMAQCAASASGRSAQCVVNPYYGGPKAARDKRQKRPQAY, from the coding sequence ATGAAGCTGCCGCACGCATCTGCCGGCGCAACGGCGCTGATCATTCTGGCCGCGGCAATCGCCCTGCCCGCGCCTGCACGGGCGCAGACCTACGATCCGAGCTATCCGGTCTGCCTGCAGGTGTATCAGGGCATCGCGGATTTCTATTTTGAGTGCCATTACCGGACGATGGCGCAGTGCGCAGCGTCGGCCTCGGGCCGCTCGGCGCAATGCGTGGTCAACCCGTATTACGGCGGGCCAAAGGCTGCGCGCGACAAACGGCAAAAGCGGCCTCAGGCCTATTAA
- a CDS encoding H-NS histone family protein codes for MSTEELWALHEEIASRLADALLAEKRVLEDRLRQLKGGVEERVISPTGRRPYPAVVPKFRNPDRPSETWAGRGKTPRWLAAKLKSGKQIDDFRIRHVA; via the coding sequence ATGTCCACCGAGGAGCTTTGGGCGCTTCACGAAGAGATTGCATCCAGGCTCGCGGACGCGCTGCTTGCTGAAAAGCGCGTGCTCGAAGATCGGCTGAGGCAACTTAAGGGTGGTGTCGAAGAGCGCGTGATTTCGCCGACGGGTCGGCGCCCGTATCCTGCTGTCGTTCCGAAGTTCCGTAATCCAGATCGGCCGTCCGAGACGTGGGCAGGACGCGGCAAGACTCCGCGCTGGCTTGCTGCAAAGTTGAAATCCGGCAAGCAGATCGATGACTTTCGCATCAGGCACGTCGCATAA
- a CDS encoding septal ring lytic transglycosylase RlpA family protein, with protein MAEYRRRKNCGASRLRFAALALALTSPQAFADTFQEKWMGRIARPPADDQEASVYWQGEWDARGKRFKANEVSCAHRTEAFGTIFVVTNLENGKKIRCPVQDRGPYARGRVLDFSLGAARQIGCDGLCRVTVRRAGYE; from the coding sequence ATGGCAGAGTATCGCCGCCGCAAGAACTGCGGTGCATCAAGACTACGGTTTGCAGCGCTGGCGCTCGCGCTGACGTCGCCGCAGGCCTTCGCCGACACCTTTCAGGAAAAGTGGATGGGGCGGATCGCCCGGCCGCCGGCGGACGATCAGGAAGCCTCCGTCTATTGGCAGGGCGAGTGGGACGCGCGCGGCAAGCGTTTCAAGGCCAACGAGGTCTCCTGCGCGCACCGTACCGAAGCGTTTGGCACCATCTTCGTCGTCACCAATCTGGAAAACGGCAAGAAGATACGTTGCCCGGTGCAGGATCGCGGGCCGTATGCCCGCGGCCGGGTTCTCGACTTCTCGCTCGGCGCCGCGCGCCAGATCGGCTGCGATGGCTTGTGCCGCGTCACCGTGCGCCGCGCCGGCTACGAGTAG
- a CDS encoding DUF6481 family protein, translated as MSGFKEPSFADRQKAAMQARQDILNKFRAKPGLDDPEVQRRQAEREAQAAARAKAREAKEAAKAEQKRLEAEAAAAEAARVAREKEEEAARLAALEAEQKAKRDARYAARKGKGKKK; from the coding sequence ATGAGCGGATTCAAGGAACCGAGCTTTGCGGATCGCCAGAAGGCCGCGATGCAGGCGCGGCAGGACATTTTGAACAAGTTTCGCGCCAAGCCGGGACTCGACGATCCCGAAGTGCAGCGCCGTCAGGCCGAGCGCGAGGCCCAGGCCGCCGCCCGCGCCAAGGCGCGAGAGGCCAAGGAAGCCGCAAAGGCCGAGCAGAAGCGTCTCGAGGCCGAGGCCGCCGCGGCGGAGGCTGCCCGGGTCGCGCGTGAAAAGGAAGAAGAAGCCGCCAGGCTGGCGGCGCTGGAGGCCGAGCAGAAGGCCAAGCGCGATGCCCGTTACGCTGCCCGCAAAGGCAAGGGCAAGAAGAAGTAA
- a CDS encoding pentapeptide MXKDX repeat protein — MTTTRIGLSLSAALVSLGLAFAPAAFAQDKMGKDDGMKKDSMSKDSMSKDAMKKDDGMKKDGMMKDGMKKDDGMKKN; from the coding sequence ATGACCACGACCCGTATCGGCCTCAGCCTGTCTGCCGCCCTCGTTTCGCTCGGCCTTGCGTTCGCGCCAGCTGCTTTCGCTCAGGACAAGATGGGCAAGGACGACGGAATGAAGAAGGATTCGATGTCCAAGGATTCGATGTCCAAGGACGCGATGAAGAAGGATGACGGCATGAAGAAGGACGGCATGATGAAAGACGGCATGAAAAAAGACGACGGCATGAAAAAGAACTGA
- a CDS encoding GntR family transcriptional regulator: MKVPLKHRTLSAAIVDQLRQSILDGTYPAGSQLRQDALGEAYGVSRIPVREALFQLEAEGLVRIVPQKGAIVSELSLDEINDVFDLRGILEPRLLAQSAPHFTDEDFAGLADIQKRFEKAIKAGNVSEWGQLNADFHMALYVRARRPRTRAIVIALLQTSDRYTRLQLSNTKTMGTAEKEHAHLIALCRARQIDEACRFLAQHIEAVRTDLLQVVGGGSIAAQARL, from the coding sequence ATGAAAGTCCCTCTCAAGCACCGGACCTTGTCGGCTGCGATCGTCGACCAGCTGAGGCAGTCGATCCTCGACGGGACCTATCCGGCCGGATCCCAACTGCGGCAGGACGCCTTGGGCGAGGCCTACGGCGTCAGCCGCATTCCGGTGCGCGAGGCGCTGTTTCAGCTGGAAGCCGAAGGGCTGGTGCGTATCGTTCCGCAAAAGGGCGCCATCGTCTCCGAGCTCTCGCTCGACGAAATCAACGACGTGTTCGATCTGCGCGGGATTCTGGAGCCGCGGTTGTTGGCGCAATCGGCGCCGCATTTCACGGACGAAGACTTTGCCGGGCTGGCTGACATCCAGAAGCGCTTCGAGAAGGCGATCAAAGCGGGCAATGTCAGCGAGTGGGGGCAACTCAATGCTGACTTCCATATGGCGTTGTACGTTCGCGCACGGCGGCCGCGTACCAGGGCGATCGTCATCGCATTGCTGCAGACCAGTGACCGCTATACGCGCTTGCAGCTCTCCAACACCAAGACGATGGGAACGGCCGAAAAAGAGCACGCCCATTTGATCGCGTTGTGCCGGGCCCGGCAGATCGACGAGGCCTGCCGGTTTCTGGCGCAGCATATCGAGGCGGTGCGGACCGACCTGCTGCAGGTCGTCGGCGGCGGCTCGATCGCGGCGCAAGCACGGCTTTAA
- a CDS encoding TRAP transporter small permease encodes MIEQTVPDAPAFSARRIVVGASSALLACERLALMGLMYLLTALILINVVTRYSHFPIYWIDESAVYCVVWLTFIGASAMTRLRLDFAVTMMTERLSARSQKAAKIIATGMVVLFGVALIATCVLWMDPVGLARAGFDGRKLAAETFNFLYTERTQTLNWPTWVVYLTLPIFAVSMTVHGLANLLEDLELVPRTPPKGFQLSELDGVN; translated from the coding sequence ATGATCGAGCAGACGGTTCCGGACGCGCCGGCTTTCAGCGCCCGACGGATCGTTGTCGGCGCCTCCAGCGCGCTGCTGGCATGCGAGCGCCTTGCTTTGATGGGGCTGATGTATCTTCTGACGGCCCTGATCCTGATCAACGTCGTCACGCGCTACTCGCATTTTCCGATCTACTGGATCGATGAATCCGCTGTTTACTGCGTGGTCTGGCTGACGTTCATCGGCGCCTCCGCCATGACGCGGCTGCGGCTCGACTTCGCGGTCACCATGATGACCGAGCGCCTTTCGGCGCGCAGTCAGAAGGCGGCCAAGATCATCGCCACCGGCATGGTCGTGCTGTTCGGTGTCGCCCTGATCGCGACCTGCGTGCTCTGGATGGACCCGGTCGGCCTTGCCCGCGCCGGCTTCGACGGGCGCAAGCTCGCCGCCGAAACCTTCAACTTCCTCTACACCGAACGCACGCAGACGCTGAACTGGCCGACCTGGGTCGTCTACCTGACGCTCCCGATCTTCGCGGTGTCGATGACCGTCCATGGCCTCGCCAACCTGCTGGAAGACCTCGAACTGGTCCCGCGCACGCCGCCAAAAGGCTTTCAGCTCTCCGAGCTCGACGGGGTCAACTAG
- a CDS encoding TRAP transporter large permease yields the protein MITSAAFIAIMLVGVPIGLCLCLAGLIYIVASGNPVLFQSYPLQLFGGVDSYGLIAIPLFILIGEIMNGGGITRRIVDMAMAFVGSLKGGLAYVNILANMFISSILGSATAQVAIMAQIMVPEMEKKGYDKTFAAGLTAYGGMLGPIIPPSVMFVVYSVLAQVSVSDMLIAGIVPGVILTAMFCVVIALMGYVYNYPKADYQTPRQRVGTILRTSPTLLIPIVIVGSILGGLANATESAAIGAVAAALVGKYWTREFEFSQLPQMMLRAGIYSAIVLFLVAAAAVFSWVLIFGKVPQETAAWIQTVAKDPVSFMLICNVILLVIGTVIDGIPGLIMTVPILLPVATDIYHIDPRHFGVVVVINLVLGLLSPPVGLCFFVAAAVTGAKPGKMFLVTLPLFVVSCVLLVLLSLYPSLSLVLIK from the coding sequence GTGATCACCTCGGCTGCCTTCATCGCAATCATGCTGGTCGGGGTGCCGATCGGGCTTTGTCTTTGCCTCGCGGGCCTCATCTATATCGTCGCGTCGGGCAATCCCGTCCTGTTCCAGTCCTATCCGCTGCAGCTGTTCGGCGGCGTCGACAGCTATGGCCTGATCGCCATCCCGCTCTTCATCCTGATCGGCGAGATCATGAATGGCGGCGGCATTACCCGGCGCATCGTCGATATGGCGATGGCCTTTGTCGGCTCGCTGAAAGGCGGCCTCGCCTACGTCAACATCCTCGCCAACATGTTCATCTCCTCCATCCTGGGATCTGCGACCGCGCAGGTCGCGATCATGGCGCAGATCATGGTCCCCGAGATGGAGAAGAAGGGCTATGACAAGACCTTTGCGGCGGGGCTCACCGCCTATGGCGGCATGCTCGGGCCGATCATCCCGCCATCGGTCATGTTCGTCGTTTACAGCGTGCTGGCGCAGGTGTCCGTCAGCGACATGCTCATTGCCGGCATCGTGCCGGGCGTGATCCTCACGGCGATGTTCTGCGTCGTCATCGCCCTGATGGGATACGTCTACAATTATCCCAAGGCCGATTATCAGACCCCGCGGCAGCGCGTGGGGACCATCCTGCGGACGTCGCCGACGCTGCTGATCCCCATCGTGATCGTGGGCAGCATCCTCGGCGGGCTGGCCAACGCGACAGAGTCCGCAGCCATCGGCGCGGTGGCGGCGGCGCTGGTCGGAAAATACTGGACCAGGGAGTTCGAGTTCTCGCAACTGCCGCAGATGATGCTGCGCGCGGGAATCTACTCGGCCATCGTGCTGTTCCTGGTCGCTGCCGCCGCCGTATTCTCCTGGGTCCTCATCTTCGGAAAAGTCCCGCAGGAGACCGCCGCCTGGATCCAGACGGTCGCCAAGGATCCGGTCAGCTTCATGCTGATCTGCAACGTGATCCTGCTCGTCATCGGCACCGTCATCGACGGCATTCCCGGCCTGATCATGACGGTCCCGATCCTGCTGCCGGTTGCCACTGACATCTATCACATCGATCCGCGCCATTTCGGCGTGGTCGTCGTGATCAATCTGGTGCTCGGACTGCTGTCTCCTCCGGTCGGCCTCTGCTTCTTCGTCGCGGCTGCCGTCACCGGCGCCAAGCCGGGAAAGATGTTCCTCGTGACGCTGCCGCTGTTCGTCGTCTCCTGCGTCCTCTTGGTGCTGCTCTCGCTCTATCCGTCGCTTTCTCTCGTCCTCATCAAATAG